The genome window CCGGGATCATAGGAGGGATACAGTTCCCTCTGGCGAACAAGATCTATATGCAGGATCGCAGTGAGATAGGCCGCACAGCTGGGTTGAGTTACGGCTTGGACCTCTTAGGCGCCTGCGTGGGAGCCCTGCTAGCGGCCGCGTTCCTGGTGCCAGTGCTGGGGATTTTCGGGACGTGTTTTCTGACCGCCCTGATCAATGTTACAGTGCTGGCACTGCTTCTTTTATCATACATCCGGAAATAGCTTTGCGCTATTCCTAATATATTTGCATTTTCCTGGCAGAGTGATGTATATTATATTTAATATTGCCGCTTAGAAGTAGATCTTACAGGATATAATTCCCGGAGGTAAATATGCCCAAGGTACTCGTAGTTGACGATGAACGGTCCATCCGTGACGTTTTGCGGATATTTCTGGAGAAGAAAGGTTTTGATGTTACCTGCATCGATGACGGCAGCAAAGCTTTGAGTATCATAGATTCAGGCGAAGAGTACGATATCATATTACTTGATAACAGGATGCCCGGGCTCAAGGGCTTTGAGGTTCTGGAGGAGATGAGGAAAAAGCAGACAGACATTCCTGTTATTCTTCTCACCGGTTCTGTGGGCGTGAATGACGATATACCCTCCACAAGAGCGGTTTTGAGAAAGCCGATAGATCTCAACACGCTCATAGATACGATAAATGATATTTTGAATGGCTGATCCTGCAGTTACTGTGCACCAGATTCTTCCGGGGACGTTTTTCCTTAAGCGGT of Candidatus Omnitrophota bacterium contains these proteins:
- a CDS encoding response regulator, which encodes MPKVLVVDDERSIRDVLRIFLEKKGFDVTCIDDGSKALSIIDSGEEYDIILLDNRMPGLKGFEVLEEMRKKQTDIPVILLTGSVGVNDDIPSTRAVLRKPIDLNTLIDTINDILNG